The Saccharothrix variisporea genome has a segment encoding these proteins:
- a CDS encoding MBL fold metallo-hydrolase: MTTTQSFNLLQPYKIAEETFVIPWALEAPPVGHFHMNSMVIRGAEPVLVDTGAPAVRAQWLEAAWSVVDPLDVRWIFLTHDDRDHAGNLLAALAACPNATLLTTWFSIGRMAEEWEVPINRCRFMTDGDTIDAGDRTLVAKRPPLYDNPTTRALFDSKTDVLWSVDTFATNVPTPMPETADLSPEDFRDGQLFGGRLVAPWAALLDAAKFEAVVADFQHLNAEVIAGCHCPVLRAPQIPEAYDLLRRLPEVPPWTEFTQADLDQWMALAESSVPPEQPRPSGT, from the coding sequence ATGACAACCACGCAGAGTTTCAACCTGTTGCAGCCGTACAAGATCGCCGAGGAGACGTTCGTCATCCCGTGGGCGCTGGAGGCCCCGCCGGTCGGTCACTTCCACATGAACTCGATGGTGATCCGGGGAGCCGAACCGGTCCTCGTCGACACCGGGGCGCCCGCGGTGCGCGCGCAGTGGCTCGAGGCGGCCTGGTCCGTCGTGGACCCCTTGGACGTGCGGTGGATCTTCCTCACCCACGACGACCGCGACCACGCCGGCAACCTCTTGGCGGCCCTCGCGGCGTGCCCGAACGCGACCCTGCTGACGACGTGGTTCTCCATCGGCCGCATGGCCGAGGAGTGGGAGGTCCCGATCAACCGGTGCCGCTTCATGACGGATGGCGACACGATCGACGCCGGCGACCGCACCCTGGTCGCCAAAAGACCGCCCCTCTACGACAACCCGACGACCCGCGCCCTCTTCGACTCGAAGACCGACGTCCTGTGGTCGGTCGACACCTTCGCCACGAACGTGCCGACCCCCATGCCCGAAACGGCGGACCTGTCCCCGGAGGACTTCCGCGACGGCCAGTTGTTCGGGGGACGCTTGGTCGCCCCCTGGGCCGCGCTGCTGGACGCCGCGAAGTTCGAGGCGGTCGTGGCGGACTTCCAGCACCTGAACGCCGAGGTCATCGCCGGCTGCCACTGCCCGGTCCTGCGCGCCCCCCAGATCCCCGAGGCCTACGACCTCCTCCGCCGGCTCCCGGAGGTCCCGCCGTGGACGGAGTTCACACAAGCCGACCTGGACCAGTGGATGGCGCTCGCCGAGAGCTCGGTCCCCCCAGAGCAACCCCGCCCGTCCGGAACGTGA
- a CDS encoding S8 family peptidase, which produces MRKLIPGAAVAALVVAGLATPAEAEGAVLHAGSPSAVPGSYIVKLKDTAALSTVDRFAPERVYSGLFHGFSVRLSAREARRLAADPAVEYVEQDQVVRAHTTQYNPPWGLDRIDQRALPLDAKYSYTSTGLGTTAYVIDTGIRVTHTEFGGRACNGWDAVDDDTIAQDDNGHGTHIASLIAGRTYGVAKQARVCGVRVLNGSGSGTTAGVIAGIDWVARNAVRPAVANLSLGGGPSTAMDDAVRKLIASGVSASVTAGGSNSDASGYSPARVVEAITSGASTTTDSKATFSNYGSVVDLYAPGVSITGAWYTSDTATNTISGTSMSTGYVTGVALRYLHLNRAATPAQVHGELVREATPLSWGKLLYWSPAR; this is translated from the coding sequence ATGCGCAAGCTCATCCCCGGCGCGGCGGTCGCCGCCCTGGTCGTCGCCGGCCTCGCCACACCCGCCGAGGCCGAAGGTGCCGTCCTGCACGCCGGATCTCCTTCGGCCGTGCCCGGCAGTTACATAGTCAAGCTCAAGGACACCGCAGCCCTGTCCACTGTGGACCGGTTCGCTCCCGAGCGGGTCTACAGTGGACTGTTCCACGGGTTCTCGGTGCGGTTGAGCGCTCGTGAGGCCCGTCGACTGGCCGCCGACCCGGCGGTGGAGTACGTGGAGCAGGACCAGGTGGTGCGGGCGCACACGACCCAGTACAACCCGCCGTGGGGCCTGGACCGCATCGACCAGCGCGCCCTGCCGCTGGACGCCAAGTACAGCTACACGTCCACCGGCCTGGGGACCACGGCGTACGTGATCGACACCGGCATCCGCGTCACGCACACGGAGTTCGGCGGACGCGCGTGCAACGGCTGGGACGCGGTGGACGACGACACCATCGCCCAGGACGACAACGGCCACGGCACCCACATCGCGTCCTTGATCGCCGGCCGCACGTACGGGGTGGCCAAGCAGGCGCGGGTGTGCGGCGTCCGGGTCCTCAACGGGTCCGGCAGCGGCACCACGGCCGGTGTCATCGCCGGGATCGACTGGGTGGCCCGGAACGCCGTCAGGCCGGCCGTGGCGAACCTGTCACTGGGTGGTGGCCCGTCCACGGCGATGGACGACGCCGTGCGGAAGTTGATCGCGTCCGGCGTCAGCGCGTCCGTGACGGCGGGCGGCAGCAACAGCGACGCTTCCGGCTACTCGCCCGCGCGGGTGGTCGAGGCGATCACGTCGGGCGCGTCGACCACTACGGACAGCAAGGCCACTTTCTCGAACTACGGATCGGTCGTGGACCTTTATGCGCCGGGTGTGTCCATCACGGGTGCGTGGTACACGAGCGACACGGCGACCAACACCATCAGCGGGACGTCGATGTCGACCGGGTACGTGACCGGCGTGGCCCTGCGGTACCTGCACCTGAACCGCGCCGCCACACCGGCCCAGGTCCACGGGGAACTGGTCCGCGAGGCGACCCCGTTGTCGTGGGGCAAGCTCCTGTACTGGTCCCCCGCACGCTGA